TTGAGAAAGATATTTCAGACAAAAACAAGGCAAATAGAAATATTAAGTTACTTGTTGAAATATTCTCCACTTTTTTTAAAATAGGTTCTTTTACTCTGGGCGGCGGTTATGCCATGATACCCTTAATTGAAAGGGAAGTTGTACACAACAAAGGTTGGATTGACATCAATGAAATAGTTGACTATTTTGCTGTTTGCCAATCAATCCCTGGTGCAATTGCAATAAATTCTGCAATCCTGATAGGTTATAAAACAGCAGGAAGGAAGGGCGCCATAATTGCTGCAGTCGGTGTAATACTCCCCTCCTTTTTAATTATTACAATTATTGCAGCATTCTTTACCAGATTCCAGAATAGTCCCATTGTAAAAGCTGCATTTTCAGGAATACGTTCTGCTGTTGTAGCACTTATAGCAATAGCTGCATTCAAAATTGGGAAAGCCTCAATAAAAGATGCAATAGGGTTTATTGTTGCGGCCGTTGTAACAATTACAGTTACATTTTTAAATATCCATGCCATTTTTACCATAATTGGAGGTGCTTTGTTCGGGCTTTTAATGTACCTGTTATTCCCAACCCAAGTAAAGAAAACCTTCAGTAAAAACAATAACAACACTGAAAAAATTTAAAAACAGAAGGAGTAAGGTGGGTTATAATGATTTACTTAACACTTCTATTTACTTTTTTTAAAATAGGTCTTTTCAGTTTCGGAGGCGGTTATGCCATGATTCCCATGATAGAAAAAGAAATAGAGTTCCATGGCTGGCTGACCCCTTCGGAATTCATAGACATAATTGCAATAGCTGAAATGACACCAGGACCTATTGCAGTAAATTCGGCAACATTTGTAGGATTTAAAACCGCAGGAGTATTGGGAGGGTTATTATCTACTTTGGGAGTATCTTTACCGTCATTAATACTGGTTTTATTTGTATCCCGGTTTTTCTTTAAATATACGAACAACCCAATCAAAAACGCAGTATTCTATGGTGTAAGGCCGGTAATAGCAGGGTTGATTGTGTCAGCTTCTTTATTTGTAGCCGAAACAGCATTGCTTAATAAAAGCTTTTTGGATTTATTCAGCAAAGCTGCTTTAAATCCTCCGGAAGTTTTCAACCTGGGAGGCATATTTGTAACAGCTGTTATACTATTTCTCCTGATAAAGCTGAAGGCGCACCCCATATTGACTATTGTAATAGCCGGTATCATAGGCATATTATTATATTACGTATTACCTTCCCTGGACTTAACTATTCTATAACAAGAATATATTAGATATGAGGAAGAAATTTTAAATGATTTCTTTAAATTTACTAATAAAACCTGCATCAAGTAACTGCAATTTAAAATGTAAATATTGTTTTTACCACTCATTGGCTGATAACCGTTACACCTGACAGGTACTCATATTTCCTTAAAACATTATTTGATTTATGGTATGAGGTTATACCATGTAGCACGCGTAGTACACCAATCCTATTCCTGGATGCAAGGATAGGAGTCGTCTTTAAAAAATTCAGCCTCCAGCATAACGCAAAGAGCATGGTATATGGGAAGATGATACTCCTGTACCTTATGAGTTTGAGTTGCCGGAGCAATTATTGTTACATCACAAAGCTCCTTCATTTCCCCTCCTTCTCCCCCTGTTAAGCCTATTGTTCCAAGACCGAATGCTTTGGCCACTTTTATTGCATTAATAACATTCTTTGAGTTACCTGATGTGCTAATTCCTAAAAGTACATCC
The window above is part of the Bacillota bacterium genome. Proteins encoded here:
- a CDS encoding chromate transporter, with the protein product MSDKNKANRNIKLLVEIFSTFFKIGSFTLGGGYAMIPLIEREVVHNKGWIDINEIVDYFAVCQSIPGAIAINSAILIGYKTAGRKGAIIAAVGVILPSFLIITIIAAFFTRFQNSPIVKAAFSGIRSAVVALIAIAAFKIGKASIKDAIGFIVAAVVTITVTFLNIHAIFTIIGGALFGLLMYLLFPTQVKKTFSKNNNNTEKI
- a CDS encoding chromate transporter, yielding MIYLTLLFTFFKIGLFSFGGGYAMIPMIEKEIEFHGWLTPSEFIDIIAIAEMTPGPIAVNSATFVGFKTAGVLGGLLSTLGVSLPSLILVLFVSRFFFKYTNNPIKNAVFYGVRPVIAGLIVSASLFVAETALLNKSFLDLFSKAALNPPEVFNLGGIFVTAVILFLLIKLKAHPILTIVIAGIIGILLYYVLPSLDLTIL